The DNA segment CGGCAACCTGCCGAGCGGCGAGCGCTTCATGGTCATGGAGTACCTCGACGGCGAGAGCCTCGGCCAGCGCATCAAGAAGCGCAAGCGCCTCACGCCGCAGGAGCTCGCGCCGCTCATCCACGGCCTGCTCGAGGGGCTCGCGGCCGCGCACGACGCGGGGATCGTCCATCGAGATCTCAAGCCCGACAACGTCCACCTGGTGACGAACAAGAACCAGCGCGACTTCGTCAAGATCCTCGATTTCGGCGTGTCGAAGTTCTCGGCGCTCGACACCGACATGAGCATGACCAAGACCGGCGCGGTCATGGGCACGCCCTACTACATGTCGCCCGAGCAGGCGCGGGGCGGGAGGATCGACGCGCGCAGCGACCTCTACTCGGTCGGCGTGGTCATGTACCAGGCGATCACGGGGCGCTTGCCCTACCAGGCGCAGACGTTCAACGAGCTCGTCTTCAAGATCGCGCTCGAGTCGCCCGATCCCGCCGAGCTCGTCGTGCCGAACCTCGACCCGGCCTTCGCCCAGCTCATCGCGAAGGCGATGATCCGCGACGTCAACATCCGCTTCCAGACGGCGCGCGAGTTCCAGGCCGCCGTCGCGCAGTGGATGATGGCGAACCCGGCCGGCCCCGAGCTCGCCGCGGGCCGCATCCCCACGATCCAGCCGGGCGGCATGGGCGGCTTCGATCCGCGCATGAGCCAGCAGAACCCCCTCGTCGGCACGGGCCCGCTCGGCTTGCCGCAGGGCTTCGACCCGCGTTTGAGCGCGCAAAACCCCATGGTCGGCGGCTTCGACCCGCGTTTGAGCCAGCAGAACCCCATGGTCATGGGGCAGCCGGGCTTGATCCCCGGGACGAACCTCGGGATGTCGCACCCGAGCCTCGGGATGTCGCAGGCAGGCCTGACGGTCGCAGGCGTGCCGCCGAAGAGCGGCAACGGCGCGATGGTGGCGATCGGCCTGCTCGGGACGCTGCTCGTCGCGGCGAGTGGCCTCATCGTCTGGAAGTTCGTGCTCGACAAACCCGCGCCCGCGCAGCCGCCGGCCATGACCACGCAGGCCGCCGCGACGCAAGCTCCGCCGGTGCCGACGCCGACGCCCACGCTCGCGCCGACGCCGACGGTCGCGGCGACGGAGGAAGCGCCGCCGGAGACGCCGCCGGCAAACACCGCGGCGGTCGGGACGGCGACGCAGGCGCCGATCGGCACGGGAACGGCCGCGCCCTTCCCCACCGGCGCGCGCACGGGCGGCACGGCGACGACCTTCGGGACCGGGACCGCAAAAAAGCCGCCCACGCCGCCGCCCACGTCGACCGGCGGCGGCCGCAAGATGGGCAGCGATCTCTAGCCCCGGACCTAACGCACCGCCGTGTAGAACGTCGCCTTGTCGCGACGAACCCGGAGCAGGAGACGCCCGTCCTGCGCGGCTTTCTGCACGTCCGCCGACGTCGGCAGGCGCGAGAAGTCCGCCTCGAGCACCACGTCGCCGCGCTTGAGCCCCGCTCGATCCGCCGGC comes from the Polyangium spumosum genome and includes:
- a CDS encoding serine/threonine-protein kinase produces the protein MTLQPGNIIEGKYRITRLLGQGGMGAVYEGENERIHRRVAIKVLHASVSGKEDVVQRFEREAQAAGRIGSEHIVEVLDLGNLPSGERFMVMEYLDGESLGQRIKKRKRLTPQELAPLIHGLLEGLAAAHDAGIVHRDLKPDNVHLVTNKNQRDFVKILDFGVSKFSALDTDMSMTKTGAVMGTPYYMSPEQARGGRIDARSDLYSVGVVMYQAITGRLPYQAQTFNELVFKIALESPDPAELVVPNLDPAFAQLIAKAMIRDVNIRFQTAREFQAAVAQWMMANPAGPELAAGRIPTIQPGGMGGFDPRMSQQNPLVGTGPLGLPQGFDPRLSAQNPMVGGFDPRLSQQNPMVMGQPGLIPGTNLGMSHPSLGMSQAGLTVAGVPPKSGNGAMVAIGLLGTLLVAASGLIVWKFVLDKPAPAQPPAMTTQAAATQAPPVPTPTPTLAPTPTVAATEEAPPETPPANTAAVGTATQAPIGTGTAAPFPTGARTGGTATTFGTGTAKKPPTPPPTSTGGGRKMGSDL